The following are from one region of the Dreissena polymorpha isolate Duluth1 chromosome 2, UMN_Dpol_1.0, whole genome shotgun sequence genome:
- the LOC127865612 gene encoding uncharacterized protein LOC127865612, which produces MSPPFSVTPNAKPIPRQCPICVVKGNTTVYLRVTDHVRWVQALTADPMKPLMSEARAKTGPKVKKTKPRNYYSCWLCDRSVIDRLRHLEQEHKMEAGTFNFVYTRGPFPEISIVDSYVDYMFLRSRPGGLANESKTQEVNMKINRFLALSGYLEGVVLSDMLLWMGHMEVHDSSSTPLTS; this is translated from the exons atgtCGCCGCCATTTTCAGTG ACACCAAACGCAAAGCCTATCCCAAGGCAATGCCCCATTTGCGTGGTAAAAGGCAACACGACTGTGTACCTCCGGGTAACAGACCACGTTCGCTGGGTGCAAGCGCTGACGGCAGACCCCATGAAGCCGTTGATGTCAGAGGCACGTGCTAAGACCGGTCCGAAAGTGAAGAAGACAAAGCCGAGGAATTACTACTCTTGCTGGCTGTGCGACCGGTCGGTGATTGACCGGCTGCGTCATCTAGAACAGGAGCACAAAATGGAGGCTGGGacattcaattttgtttacacaaGAGGGCCGTTTCCGGAAA TTTCAATCGTTGACTCATATGTAGACTACATGTTCCTGCGGAGCAGGCCAGGTGGGTTGGCAAACGAGTCGAAAACACAAGAGGTCAACATGAAGATCAACCGGTTCCTGGCCCTGTCTGGCTACTTGGAAGGAGTGGTGTTGAGTGACATGCTGTTGTGGATGGGCCATATGGAGGTCCACGACAGTTCCTCAACACCACTCACCAGCTGA